One part of the Sphingobacterium sp. LZ7M1 genome encodes these proteins:
- a CDS encoding protein-L-isoaspartate(D-aspartate) O-methyltransferase produces MAYKFIDNYREQGARKQLVKHLEKRGIEDKKVLQAIAKVPRHFFFDETFWNQAYRDIAFPIGDGQTISQPYTVAYQSQLLHIKKGDKVLEIGTGSGYQTCILMELGADVYTIERQENLYHRTIQVLPYMGYKPNFFLGDGSKGIPEKAPYDKIIVTAGAPFVPEKMLKQLRLGGLLVIPVGDEKFQKMVTILRVGENDFERIELDTFRFVPLVGDQAW; encoded by the coding sequence ATGGCTTATAAGTTTATAGACAATTACCGGGAACAGGGCGCAAGGAAGCAGTTGGTGAAACATCTCGAAAAACGTGGGATTGAAGATAAGAAGGTGTTGCAGGCAATTGCAAAAGTCCCTCGTCATTTCTTTTTTGATGAAACCTTCTGGAACCAAGCTTACCGGGATATTGCATTTCCAATCGGTGATGGCCAGACGATTTCCCAACCCTACACCGTAGCTTATCAAAGCCAATTGCTGCACATCAAAAAAGGTGATAAAGTCCTGGAGATCGGTACGGGTTCTGGTTATCAGACCTGTATCCTTATGGAATTGGGAGCTGATGTGTATACCATTGAGCGTCAGGAAAACCTTTACCATCGAACCATTCAGGTATTGCCCTATATGGGCTATAAGCCAAACTTTTTCTTGGGCGATGGTTCCAAAGGTATCCCCGAAAAAGCACCCTATGACAAAATCATCGTAACTGCCGGGGCTCCCTTTGTACCTGAAAAAATGCTGAAACAACTTCGTTTGGGAGGTCTTTTGGTTATCCCTGTAGGTGATGAGAAATTCCAAAAAATGGTCACCATCCTTCGAGTAGGTGAAAACGACTTCGAAAGAATCGAACTCGATACCTTCAGGTTCGTGCCTCTTGTAGGGGATCAGGCTTGGTAG
- the smpB gene encoding SsrA-binding protein SmpB, with protein sequence MAISSTVNIKNKRASFEYHLLDTYVAGLALLGTEIKSIRQGKANINDSFCAFFEDGLYIRNMHIAEYSFGSFYNHESKRDRKLLLTKKELKKLREKGEEKGFTIVPLRIFINDRGFAKVEIALAQGKKDFDKRETIKERESKRELDRAMKR encoded by the coding sequence ATGGCAATTTCATCAACGGTTAACATTAAAAACAAACGCGCATCCTTTGAGTATCACCTACTTGACACGTATGTTGCGGGCTTAGCTTTACTGGGTACCGAGATAAAATCCATCCGTCAAGGCAAAGCAAACATCAATGATAGTTTCTGTGCCTTTTTTGAAGATGGCCTTTACATCCGTAACATGCACATCGCTGAATATTCATTTGGATCATTCTATAACCATGAATCCAAAAGAGACCGTAAATTGCTCTTAACCAAGAAAGAGCTGAAGAAATTGCGTGAAAAGGGAGAAGAAAAAGGCTTTACCATTGTACCATTGCGCATCTTCATCAACGATCGAGGTTTTGCCAAGGTAGAGATCGCCCTGGCACAGGGTAAAAAAGATTTCGACAAGCGTGAAACCATTAAAGAGCGTGAAAGTAAGAGAGAATTGGACCGCGCTATGAAACGCTAA
- a CDS encoding helix-turn-helix domain-containing protein: protein MGKNNLVRELPYSSERELNTLVENRRAYTLNNFELNVYETYQPSHLVPLQFNDMVIINMLKGKKIMHLEDVPAFDYLPGETLVLPADRSMKIDFPDAKIMEPTQCTALLISADKIEETIDYLNNAYPKINNSLSWDFSWNKFHLVNTDELASLTNKLFSNMISNDPFKDVLADLLFKELLIRIIQQQQLGELVEPHSTTNDEMSNLKRYIRENLTERITIEDLSRKANMSKATLFRMFKDEYGITPMELVIRERLRKAKEMLSANMSIKEVCYACGFTDVNYFSRLFKARENMTPGNYQRKIDISVS, encoded by the coding sequence ATGGGAAAGAATAATTTAGTCCGAGAGCTTCCTTATTCGTCGGAGAGGGAATTGAACACGTTGGTTGAAAATAGACGTGCGTATACATTGAACAATTTTGAGTTGAATGTGTATGAAACTTATCAACCGAGCCACTTGGTACCCCTACAGTTTAATGATATGGTCATTATCAATATGCTGAAGGGAAAGAAAATTATGCACCTCGAAGATGTGCCTGCCTTTGACTATCTCCCTGGAGAAACCCTCGTGCTCCCTGCTGATAGATCCATGAAAATTGATTTTCCTGATGCAAAGATAATGGAGCCCACCCAATGTACGGCCTTGTTGATTTCTGCCGATAAAATCGAAGAAACCATCGATTACCTGAATAATGCATACCCTAAAATAAATAATAGCCTTTCCTGGGATTTCTCCTGGAACAAGTTCCATTTGGTAAATACCGATGAACTGGCAAGTTTGACCAATAAATTATTTAGCAATATGATCAGCAACGATCCTTTTAAGGATGTACTTGCCGATCTACTGTTCAAGGAGCTGTTGATTAGGATTATTCAGCAACAGCAATTAGGCGAACTGGTTGAACCTCATTCAACAACTAATGATGAGATGTCTAACCTGAAAAGATATATTAGGGAAAACCTAACGGAAAGAATTACCATTGAAGACCTAAGCCGAAAGGCTAACATGAGCAAGGCTACGCTCTTTAGGATGTTTAAGGATGAATATGGGATTACTCCGATGGAGCTCGTCATTCGGGAACGCTTGCGGAAGGCAAAGGAAATGCTGAGTGCGAATATGTCTATTAAGGAAGTTTGTTACGCGTGTGGCTTTACCGATGTCAATTATTTCAGCCGATTATTCAAGGCTCGGGAAAATATGACTCCAGGTAATTACCAGCGAAAAATAGATATTAGCGTTTCATAG
- a CDS encoding aldehyde dehydrogenase family protein: MSALNRPTFKERYDNYINGTFVPPTQGKYFDNISPIDGKPFTQVAHSTKVDIDKAVEAASKAFETWSKTSSTERSNILFKIADRIEQHLEQVAIVETIDNGKAVRETLNADIPLAIDHFRYFGGVIRAEEGSLSELDSTTVSLIVNEPIGVVAQIIPWNFPILMAVWKLAPALAAGCTVVLKPAESTPTSIMVLMEIIGDLLPPGVINVVNGFGSELGRHLVTHPKVAKAAFTGSTATGRMVMQYATENIIPVTLELGGKSPNVFFESVMDEDDSFLDKAIEGAVLFALNQGEICTCPSRLLIQESIYDKFIERVIERVNQIKVGNPLDPTVMMGAQASKIQKDKIMSYIKLGKEEGAEVLTGGDENHLGGDIDDGYYIKPTLFKGNNKMRIFQEEIFGPVLAVTTFKDVDEAIAIANDTIYGLGAGVWTRDAHELYMVPRAIQAGRVWVNQYHSYPAGAPFGGYKQSGIGRENHKMMLAYYRQAKNMLISYSKEKLGFF, from the coding sequence ATGAGCGCATTAAATAGACCAACGTTCAAAGAGCGTTACGATAATTACATTAATGGAACCTTCGTTCCGCCCACTCAAGGAAAATATTTTGACAATATCTCCCCTATAGATGGCAAACCATTTACACAGGTTGCCCATTCCACAAAGGTGGATATTGATAAAGCTGTTGAAGCAGCAAGCAAGGCTTTTGAAACTTGGAGCAAGACCTCATCAACGGAACGCAGCAATATTTTATTCAAGATTGCAGACCGTATTGAACAGCACTTGGAACAGGTTGCCATTGTAGAAACGATTGACAATGGAAAAGCAGTACGTGAAACATTGAATGCCGATATTCCATTGGCAATTGATCATTTCCGTTATTTTGGTGGAGTGATCCGAGCTGAAGAAGGATCATTATCTGAATTGGATAGCACAACGGTATCCTTAATCGTTAATGAGCCAATCGGTGTAGTGGCACAGATCATACCTTGGAACTTTCCGATCTTGATGGCCGTATGGAAATTGGCTCCTGCTTTGGCTGCGGGCTGTACCGTAGTCCTCAAACCGGCAGAGAGTACACCTACATCCATCATGGTATTGATGGAAATCATTGGCGACTTGCTTCCTCCGGGAGTAATAAACGTAGTAAATGGATTTGGATCAGAATTAGGTAGACATCTAGTGACCCATCCGAAAGTAGCGAAAGCTGCCTTTACTGGATCAACTGCTACAGGTAGAATGGTCATGCAATATGCTACGGAGAACATTATCCCGGTTACCTTGGAATTAGGTGGTAAATCACCGAATGTATTCTTTGAGTCTGTCATGGACGAAGATGATTCATTTTTGGACAAAGCAATCGAAGGAGCAGTATTGTTTGCCCTGAACCAAGGTGAGATCTGTACCTGTCCATCTAGGTTATTGATCCAAGAGTCCATCTATGACAAGTTTATAGAGCGCGTCATTGAACGAGTGAACCAGATCAAAGTTGGAAACCCATTGGATCCAACCGTGATGATGGGAGCCCAAGCTTCCAAAATACAGAAGGACAAAATTATGTCCTATATTAAATTAGGAAAAGAGGAAGGTGCAGAAGTATTGACTGGAGGCGATGAAAACCACTTAGGTGGGGATATCGACGACGGATACTACATCAAGCCTACCCTATTCAAAGGGAACAATAAGATGCGCATTTTTCAAGAAGAGATCTTCGGCCCTGTATTGGCCGTTACGACCTTCAAGGATGTAGACGAGGCCATCGCCATTGCGAACGACACCATTTATGGTTTAGGAGCAGGTGTATGGACCCGTGATGCCCATGAATTGTATATGGTCCCTAGAGCCATTCAGGCTGGCCGTGTTTGGGTAAACCAATATCACAGTTATCCTGCAGGAGCTCCATTTGGTGGTTATAAACAATCCGGCATAGGACGTGAGAACCACAAAATGATGTTAGCCTATTACCGTCAAGCTAAAAACATGCTCATCTCATACAGCAAAGAAAAGCTTGGATTCTTTTAA
- a CDS encoding DUF4886 domain-containing protein: MKKLTIYLFIILLQFQVVLAQETSPNDDDVMKVLAIGNSFSEDALENYLHELSTAAGKKIVIGNLYIGGAPLDLHLKNAHNNLKAYSYRKISMDGSKKTTEQTSIEDALADENWDYVSLQQASPLSGKYNVVMQTLTDLWTYVFAHVHPDTKLVYHQTWAYQQDSKHEGFTNYDNSQKNMYDSIMSVTSRLEKTGDYGFIVPDGTTIQNGRTSSIGDQFTRDGYHLNLDYGRFAAALTWYAKLFDLDPTKTDYKPEKVTDLQAKIVKEAAKKAVKKPFKVSRVKK, translated from the coding sequence ATGAAAAAACTGACTATTTATCTGTTTATCATATTACTGCAGTTTCAAGTAGTACTTGCTCAGGAGACTTCTCCGAACGATGATGATGTCATGAAGGTCCTTGCGATAGGGAATAGCTTCTCCGAGGATGCCCTAGAAAATTACCTACATGAGTTATCCACTGCTGCAGGCAAAAAGATTGTTATTGGCAATTTATATATCGGAGGTGCACCACTAGACCTGCACCTTAAAAATGCCCACAATAACCTGAAAGCGTACAGCTATCGAAAAATAAGCATGGACGGTTCCAAAAAGACTACGGAACAGACCAGTATTGAAGATGCCTTGGCAGATGAAAACTGGGATTATGTGAGCTTGCAACAGGCTTCACCACTTTCTGGAAAGTACAATGTCGTTATGCAAACCTTAACCGACCTTTGGACGTATGTATTTGCACATGTCCATCCAGATACCAAACTCGTTTATCACCAAACATGGGCCTACCAACAGGACTCTAAACATGAAGGCTTTACTAACTATGACAATAGTCAGAAAAACATGTACGACAGCATCATGAGCGTCACGTCGAGATTAGAAAAAACTGGTGATTATGGCTTTATCGTTCCTGATGGCACTACCATCCAGAATGGAAGGACCAGTTCCATTGGTGACCAATTCACTCGCGATGGTTATCACTTGAACCTGGACTATGGTAGATTTGCGGCTGCACTGACTTGGTATGCTAAACTTTTCGACCTTGATCCCACGAAAACAGACTATAAACCCGAAAAGGTGACGGATCTACAGGCGAAGATTGTAAAGGAAGCCGCAAAAAAGGCTGTGAAGAAACCATTTAAAGTATCAAGAGTAAAAAAGTAG
- a CDS encoding DNA mismatch repair protein MutS yields the protein MSADFYQSNVNRTKEEIKSLEKQINKNAFLRLGLMVLGAIGIWQLFSLNNIFLVLGAFLLVIFLFAFLVYRQAKVDRKLQEAKVFLSVNENELHVQDRKKNMYDDGEAFEDPKHPYSSDLDIFGPNSLFELVNRCATKDGVAVLHSWMDAPSNKKEISARQEAVQELKADPEHLQAFQTKMLFNLGSKINLRSYIYSYFHDKSFQFGNAFYRMYVPIVPWIFLAGILFSVFVHNIGGYLLGLGIIHLLWTMAQAGKVSHFSNKIDKIGVSLIGFADAIKLMEDKKYTAALNQELQKKIEVDAQQKKLSSIINELGKLIDKLDVRNNMLIGAILNMLALWDFKQVMAISKWKDQYEDSILSGFDAVAKYESLVSLSILAYNHPDWTQPSILEDFEKDQLFAEDINHPLIPANKSIANDYDAHDHKIALITGSNMAGKSTFLRTIGINAVLAYTGAVVCAKKFALPIYQLVTYMRIKDSLNESTSTFKAELDRMKFILERVQDIKSSYFLIDEMLRGTNSVDKYLGSKAIIKKLIELHGRGMLATHDLQLSELVNDYPGYLKNYHFDIQVHGSEMLFDYKLKDGACTIFNASMLLKGIGIVVESEKVD from the coding sequence ATGAGTGCAGATTTCTACCAAAGCAATGTCAATAGGACCAAAGAGGAAATAAAATCATTAGAGAAGCAAATCAATAAAAATGCCTTTCTCCGTTTGGGGCTAATGGTCCTTGGGGCTATAGGTATTTGGCAACTGTTCTCCCTGAACAATATCTTTCTGGTCTTGGGTGCTTTTCTATTGGTTATCTTTCTCTTTGCATTCCTGGTATATAGACAGGCAAAGGTGGATCGAAAACTGCAGGAGGCAAAAGTCTTTTTGAGTGTCAATGAAAATGAACTGCATGTTCAAGACCGTAAGAAGAACATGTACGATGATGGGGAGGCATTCGAAGACCCTAAACACCCCTATAGTTCAGACCTGGATATATTCGGCCCTAATTCCTTGTTCGAGCTGGTCAACCGTTGTGCGACAAAAGATGGAGTTGCGGTTTTGCATTCATGGATGGACGCTCCATCTAACAAAAAAGAGATATCTGCAAGGCAGGAAGCGGTTCAGGAACTGAAAGCAGACCCTGAACATCTGCAGGCTTTCCAAACCAAAATGTTGTTCAATCTAGGCTCCAAGATCAACTTAAGATCCTATATCTATAGCTATTTCCACGATAAATCTTTCCAATTTGGCAACGCCTTCTATAGAATGTATGTTCCCATAGTTCCATGGATATTTTTGGCTGGAATCTTGTTTTCTGTGTTTGTCCATAATATTGGAGGCTATCTCCTAGGCTTAGGTATCATCCACCTGTTATGGACGATGGCCCAAGCCGGCAAGGTCAGCCATTTCTCCAATAAGATCGATAAGATTGGCGTATCATTGATTGGATTTGCCGATGCCATCAAATTGATGGAAGATAAAAAGTATACAGCTGCCTTAAATCAGGAGCTTCAAAAAAAGATCGAAGTAGACGCTCAGCAAAAGAAACTTTCCAGTATCATCAATGAACTGGGTAAGTTGATCGATAAATTGGACGTACGTAATAATATGCTGATAGGTGCCATCTTAAACATGCTTGCCCTGTGGGATTTTAAGCAGGTCATGGCCATCAGCAAATGGAAAGATCAATATGAAGATTCCATTCTGTCTGGTTTTGACGCTGTGGCAAAATATGAAAGTCTGGTCTCTTTATCCATCCTTGCGTACAACCATCCAGATTGGACACAGCCAAGTATTTTGGAGGATTTTGAAAAAGACCAACTCTTTGCTGAAGATATCAATCATCCCTTGATCCCAGCCAATAAATCCATTGCAAATGATTATGATGCCCATGACCATAAAATAGCGCTCATCACAGGCTCCAATATGGCCGGTAAGAGTACTTTCCTAAGGACAATAGGTATAAATGCGGTATTAGCCTATACTGGTGCTGTAGTCTGTGCCAAGAAGTTCGCCCTCCCAATCTATCAATTGGTGACATACATGCGGATCAAGGACTCCTTGAACGAAAGCACTTCAACCTTTAAGGCCGAATTAGATCGCATGAAATTTATCTTGGAGCGGGTACAGGATATTAAGTCAAGCTATTTCTTGATCGATGAAATGTTAAGGGGAACCAATTCCGTGGATAAATATTTGGGATCAAAAGCAATCATCAAGAAGTTGATTGAACTACATGGACGCGGAATGTTGGCCACCCATGACCTTCAACTTTCTGAACTCGTTAATGATTATCCGGGATACCTTAAAAATTATCATTTTGATATACAGGTGCATGGTTCTGAAATGTTGTTTGATTACAAATTAAAGGATGGTGCATGTACCATCTTTAACGCTTCGATGCTGCTGAAAGGCATCGGAATAGTCGTAGAAAGCGAAAAAGTTGATTAA
- a CDS encoding acyl-CoA thioesterase, protein MTIQERIDQSETRITMTVFPSLTNHHDTLFGGKAMAIMDEVSFMCATRFCRKSLVTVSTDKIDFHKAIPSASIVEAVARVETVGRTSLKVYVEIFREGMYEDGRELAIQGRFTFVALGDDKKPIPVLEGLDVE, encoded by the coding sequence ATGACTATTCAAGAACGTATCGATCAAAGTGAAACACGAATTACCATGACTGTGTTTCCTTCCCTTACCAATCATCATGACACCTTGTTCGGTGGTAAAGCCATGGCGATCATGGATGAGGTTTCCTTTATGTGTGCTACTCGTTTTTGTAGAAAATCCCTCGTTACAGTATCTACAGACAAAATCGATTTCCATAAAGCTATACCTTCTGCAAGCATTGTAGAAGCTGTAGCCCGTGTAGAGACCGTCGGAAGGACAAGCCTAAAGGTTTATGTAGAAATCTTTAGAGAAGGTATGTATGAAGATGGTCGCGAACTGGCGATCCAAGGCCGTTTTACCTTCGTAGCTTTGGGAGATGACAAAAAGCCTATTCCAGTCTTGGAAGGTTTGGATGTAGAATAA
- a CDS encoding DUF6266 family protein, producing MATLKNGNQIPLNGKVGFFVYSSNKSPIATNPTQLRLTKERIFPKKKSDSKFNFLKAYIAEILPYIRLGFKNYNNGWTSYQAAMSYNFKHSVLEKESRFELNWEKFSISRGFENPIQDVKINLCHDSDSFRISWDYDKVLSSAYGMEGYRIMILLQPEINGPNKIYGMVNGNLLVERQQHLFLRKHNKNAIYHMYVAFLSNDGSYNCTNSLYLGEI from the coding sequence ATGGCAACTTTAAAAAATGGAAATCAAATCCCACTTAATGGAAAGGTGGGATTTTTTGTTTACAGTAGTAACAAAAGTCCAATCGCGACAAACCCAACTCAATTAAGATTGACCAAGGAAAGGATCTTTCCAAAGAAAAAATCAGACTCCAAATTTAATTTTCTCAAAGCATACATTGCGGAGATCCTCCCCTATATCCGGTTAGGGTTTAAAAATTATAATAATGGATGGACCAGCTATCAAGCTGCCATGTCGTATAATTTTAAACATTCCGTTCTTGAAAAGGAATCTAGGTTTGAACTGAATTGGGAGAAATTCAGTATCAGTAGAGGTTTTGAAAATCCGATCCAGGATGTCAAAATCAACTTATGTCATGATTCGGATTCATTTAGGATTTCTTGGGATTACGATAAAGTTCTATCTAGTGCTTATGGTATGGAAGGTTATAGGATCATGATCCTACTTCAACCGGAAATTAATGGGCCCAATAAAATCTACGGTATGGTAAATGGGAACCTTTTAGTGGAAAGACAACAACACCTCTTCTTAAGGAAACACAATAAGAATGCGATTTATCATATGTATGTTGCTTTTTTATCTAATGACGGCAGCTATAATTGTACAAATAGTTTGTACCTGGGGGAAATATAA
- a CDS encoding NADH:flavin oxidoreductase/NADH oxidase codes for MTSPSLFSSLKLSHLELKNRIVVSPMCQYSAVDGFANDWHLVHLGQFAIGRAGAVIQEATAVSPEGRISYGDLGIWKDEHIKKYKQITNFIKSQGSLAGIQLAHAGRKASTDLPWISRKQFSPDEEHGWQTVAPSPIPYHEKEHPPIGLSQSEIQEIIAQFKDAAARAVEAGYQIIEIHAAHGYLIHQFLSPLVNFREDGYGGSFENRVRFLLEIVDAIKSVLKTEHSLWVRLSATDWADGGWDIEQTVKLTHLLKGKAVEVADISSGGAVSFQKIPVEPGYQVPFSDQVKQACGIGTGAVGLITSAKQAQDILDRGAADLILLGREFLRHPHLVYTWAQELGVQQSWAPQYARAKIE; via the coding sequence ATGACAAGCCCTTCCCTATTCTCTTCATTAAAACTTTCCCATTTAGAACTCAAAAACAGAATCGTTGTTTCGCCAATGTGCCAATACAGTGCAGTTGATGGCTTTGCCAATGATTGGCATTTGGTACATCTCGGCCAATTTGCCATTGGACGTGCAGGAGCAGTGATCCAAGAGGCGACTGCAGTAAGTCCTGAAGGCCGGATTTCTTATGGCGATCTCGGGATTTGGAAGGATGAGCATATCAAAAAATACAAACAGATAACCAATTTTATTAAAAGTCAGGGAAGCCTAGCGGGGATCCAATTGGCACATGCTGGAAGAAAGGCAAGTACGGATCTGCCGTGGATAAGCAGGAAACAATTTTCTCCAGATGAGGAACATGGTTGGCAGACTGTTGCTCCCTCTCCTATTCCTTACCATGAAAAAGAACATCCACCCATTGGTTTAAGCCAGAGCGAGATCCAAGAAATCATTGCCCAATTTAAGGACGCAGCAGCAAGAGCAGTTGAGGCTGGTTACCAGATCATAGAAATCCATGCCGCCCATGGCTATTTGATCCATCAGTTCCTTTCACCACTGGTCAATTTCAGGGAAGATGGGTATGGAGGTAGCTTCGAAAACAGGGTCAGGTTTCTGTTGGAAATCGTAGATGCCATCAAATCAGTTTTAAAAACTGAGCATTCGCTATGGGTCCGCTTATCGGCGACCGATTGGGCAGATGGCGGTTGGGACATTGAACAGACAGTTAAATTGACCCACCTCTTGAAAGGGAAAGCTGTTGAAGTGGCTGATATTTCTTCTGGAGGAGCTGTATCCTTCCAGAAAATCCCAGTTGAACCAGGTTATCAGGTACCCTTTTCCGATCAGGTCAAACAAGCCTGTGGGATTGGGACAGGAGCTGTAGGCTTGATCACTAGTGCCAAACAGGCACAGGATATCCTAGATCGAGGTGCTGCAGATCTGATTTTATTGGGCAGGGAATTCTTGCGACATCCCCACCTTGTCTATACTTGGGCCCAAGAATTGGGCGTACAGCAGAGCTGGGCACCTCAATATGCAAGGGCAAAGATTGAATAG
- a CDS encoding DUF779 domain-containing protein, which translates to MISRIDVTENAKAVIKELAEKHGPLMFYQAGGCCEGTQPQCFEKGGFYPRMNDAMIGLVEGFEFWVDRDLFEYWKFSHFTLDVLDGFGPGGFSLETPMGKTFKIHYRLFTEEELKELPEVIRNE; encoded by the coding sequence ATGATCTCAAGGATAGATGTAACCGAAAATGCGAAAGCCGTAATCAAGGAATTAGCGGAAAAGCATGGCCCATTGATGTTTTATCAAGCAGGTGGCTGTTGTGAAGGAACCCAACCACAGTGCTTTGAAAAGGGTGGATTTTATCCCAGGATGAACGATGCCATGATAGGCCTGGTCGAAGGTTTTGAGTTTTGGGTAGACCGCGATCTTTTCGAATACTGGAAGTTTTCACATTTTACATTGGATGTACTGGATGGGTTTGGACCAGGAGGATTTTCATTGGAAACCCCTATGGGAAAAACGTTCAAGATCCACTATCGGTTATTTACGGAGGAAGAACTGAAGGAATTACCTGAGGTCATCCGGAATGAATAA